A single genomic interval of Actinomycetota bacterium harbors:
- the rplL gene encoding 50S ribosomal protein L7/L12: protein MADKKAATKDEILETIKGMSVLELSELVKSLEDEFGVSAAAMAPVAVAGAPAAGAEPAEEKSEFDVVLSAVGDKKIEVIKVVRSVTTLGLKEAKELVDGAPNTVKEKVNKEEAAKLKAQLEEAGATVELK, encoded by the coding sequence ATGGCAGACAAGAAAGCCGCAACGAAAGACGAGATCCTCGAGACAATCAAGGGCATGAGCGTCCTTGAACTTTCCGAACTCGTCAAATCACTGGAAGATGAGTTCGGTGTTTCCGCCGCCGCCATGGCTCCGGTAGCCGTCGCGGGCGCGCCCGCCGCGGGCGCTGAACCGGCTGAGGAGAAGAGCGAGTTCGACGTCGTTCTGTCAGCGGTCGGCGACAAGAAAATCGAGGTCATCAAGGTGGTTCGCAGCGTTACGACTCTCGGCCTGAAAGAAGCCAAAGAGCTCGTAGACGGCGCCCCTAACACCGTCAAGGAGAAGGTCAACAAGGAAGAGGCCGCCAAACTCAAGGCGCAACTTGAGGAAGCCGGCGCGACCGTCGAGCTCAAATAA
- a CDS encoding DNA-directed RNA polymerase subunit beta has product MKADSGSRSRISFGKIPVKLEAPDLIALQKDSYEWFIQAGLREALDDVSPIQDYTGNLELHFGEYRFGDIEHTVDECKDRGMQYGARLYVTMMFHNKKTGEMKEQEVFIGDFPLMTDNGTFVIKGTERVVVSQLVRSPGVYFDKEDNLENDKTVHICRLIPNRGAWLEFETDPHKKTETPKAVWARIDRRRKVLVTVLLKALGFGTNDDILDIFNNDPAIKNTLDKDPTDDRDKALIELYKHMRPGEQQSVDSAENLINSMFFDGHRYDLARVGRYKLNKKLHNKEGKGVEAGPTVLTKDDILAAVRKLVDLANGLGDVDDIDHFGNRRIKTVGELIQNQFRIGLSRVERIVRERMASTSEVETITPQTLVNVRPISAAIKEFFGGSPLSQFMDQTNSLAGLTHQRRLSALGPGGLSRERAGFEVRDVHPSHYGRMCPIETPEGPNIGLIGSLSTYARINSLGFIETPYRRVEKGIVTSKIEYLTADEEDKYVIAQANTPVDNKGKITQENVFVRVKEEEVRTATPDEVDYMDISPLQVVSVSAGLIPFLEHDDANRALMGSNMQRQAVPLLRSEAPLVGTGMEQKVAIDTKSVLVAKEDGVVTRVSADDVEVKSGRKTHDYNLLKYRRSNQGTCINQKAVVTEGQKIKTGDVIADGPSSDQGELALGRNLLVAFMPWEGYNYEDAIIISERLVKDDILTSIHIEEYEIEAKDTKLGPEEITRDIPNVGEELLKDLDERGIVRVGAEVRHSDILVGKITPKGETELTAEERLLRAIFGEKAREVRETSLKVPHGDEGIVIGVREFHRDKGGELNPGVNEKVVVYVAQKRKVSEGDKLAGRHGNKGVISVIVPEEDMPFLPDGRPVDIVLNPLGVPSRMNLGQIMETHLGWAAHEGWPLKGKQYEGMKAPYHVACPVFDGATEEDIRTSLKKAGLPEDSKSILYNGKTGEAFDQPISVGYIYMLKLLHLVDDKIHARSTGPYSLITQQPLGGKAQFGGQRFGEMEVWALEAYGAAYTLQEILTVKSDDVAGRVRTYEAIVKGENIPEPGMPESFKVLVKEMQGLCLDVGLYTAEGQEITVLREEDEELGRAMRALGVDIQREEPLGDEELFGFAIEEAGGAKEEEEETEETITAEDAKAVLGSPGGDEIDES; this is encoded by the coding sequence ATGAAAGCTGACTCCGGCAGCCGCTCACGGATTAGCTTTGGCAAAATCCCCGTCAAACTGGAAGCGCCCGATCTCATCGCCCTGCAGAAGGATTCGTATGAGTGGTTTATCCAAGCGGGCTTACGCGAAGCGTTAGACGATGTTTCGCCCATCCAGGATTATACGGGTAATCTAGAACTCCATTTCGGCGAATACCGTTTTGGGGATATCGAGCATACAGTAGACGAATGTAAGGACCGGGGCATGCAGTACGGCGCCCGGCTTTACGTAACCATGATGTTCCATAACAAAAAAACCGGCGAGATGAAGGAGCAAGAGGTATTCATCGGCGATTTTCCGCTTATGACCGACAACGGCACCTTTGTTATCAAGGGTACCGAAAGAGTCGTGGTTTCCCAGCTTGTCCGGTCACCGGGCGTCTATTTCGACAAGGAAGACAATCTGGAGAACGACAAGACCGTTCACATTTGCCGGCTTATCCCCAACCGGGGCGCCTGGCTGGAATTTGAGACTGACCCGCATAAAAAGACCGAGACGCCGAAAGCCGTCTGGGCTCGTATCGACCGCCGGCGTAAAGTGCTGGTCACCGTGCTGCTGAAAGCGCTCGGTTTCGGCACCAACGATGACATCCTGGACATTTTCAATAACGATCCGGCTATTAAAAATACTTTGGATAAAGACCCGACCGACGACCGCGATAAAGCGCTGATAGAACTCTATAAGCATATGCGCCCGGGCGAACAGCAAAGCGTCGATTCGGCCGAGAACCTGATCAACTCGATGTTTTTTGACGGCCATCGCTATGACCTGGCGCGCGTCGGCCGCTATAAATTAAACAAGAAACTACACAATAAAGAAGGCAAAGGCGTGGAAGCCGGCCCGACCGTGTTGACCAAGGACGATATCCTGGCGGCTGTCAGGAAACTTGTGGATCTGGCCAACGGTTTGGGAGACGTCGACGACATCGACCACTTCGGCAACCGTCGGATTAAGACGGTCGGCGAGTTGATCCAGAATCAGTTCAGGATCGGCCTGTCGCGCGTTGAGAGGATCGTGCGCGAGCGTATGGCATCAACCAGCGAGGTCGAGACGATCACGCCGCAGACGCTGGTCAATGTGCGACCCATTTCCGCGGCCATCAAGGAATTCTTCGGCGGCAGCCCGCTGTCCCAGTTCATGGACCAGACGAACTCACTGGCCGGATTGACGCATCAGCGCCGGTTATCCGCTCTGGGTCCGGGCGGTCTGTCGAGGGAGCGCGCGGGCTTCGAGGTCCGCGACGTCCATCCGTCGCACTACGGTCGGATGTGTCCGATCGAAACCCCGGAAGGCCCGAATATCGGCCTTATCGGCTCACTGTCAACCTACGCCCGCATCAATTCGCTCGGCTTTATCGAAACGCCGTACCGCCGGGTCGAAAAGGGCATCGTTACCAGCAAGATCGAATACCTGACAGCCGACGAGGAAGATAAATACGTTATCGCCCAGGCGAACACGCCGGTAGACAACAAAGGCAAAATCACCCAGGAAAACGTCTTCGTCCGCGTTAAGGAAGAGGAAGTCCGGACGGCGACGCCCGACGAGGTAGATTATATGGACATCTCGCCGTTGCAGGTCGTCAGTGTCTCGGCCGGCTTGATTCCTTTCCTGGAACACGATGACGCCAACCGGGCGCTGATGGGATCCAACATGCAGCGTCAAGCGGTGCCGCTCCTCAGAAGCGAGGCTCCGCTAGTCGGAACAGGCATGGAGCAAAAGGTCGCTATCGACACGAAGAGCGTGCTCGTCGCTAAGGAAGACGGCGTGGTCACCAGGGTTTCAGCCGATGACGTCGAGGTCAAGAGCGGCCGGAAAACCCATGACTATAACCTTCTTAAGTACCGGCGCAGCAACCAGGGCACCTGCATCAATCAGAAAGCCGTCGTTACAGAAGGGCAAAAGATCAAGACCGGCGACGTTATCGCCGATGGGCCGAGTTCGGACCAGGGCGAACTGGCGCTGGGACGGAACTTGCTGGTCGCGTTCATGCCGTGGGAAGGATACAACTACGAGGACGCCATCATCATCAGCGAACGTCTGGTCAAGGATGACATCCTGACCTCGATTCATATAGAGGAATATGAGATAGAAGCGAAAGACACCAAACTTGGCCCGGAAGAAATCACGCGGGACATTCCCAACGTCGGCGAGGAGCTTTTGAAGGACCTTGACGAGCGCGGAATCGTTCGCGTTGGCGCCGAGGTGCGGCATAGCGACATCCTGGTCGGCAAGATCACGCCAAAGGGCGAGACCGAGCTGACCGCGGAGGAGCGGCTCCTGCGGGCCATTTTCGGCGAGAAAGCCAGGGAGGTCCGCGAGACCTCTTTGAAAGTGCCGCACGGAGACGAGGGTATCGTCATCGGAGTACGCGAGTTTCATCGCGACAAGGGCGGCGAGCTTAATCCCGGCGTTAACGAGAAAGTCGTCGTCTACGTCGCGCAGAAGCGGAAAGTCAGCGAGGGCGACAAGCTGGCCGGGCGCCACGGCAACAAGGGCGTTATTTCGGTCATCGTCCCCGAGGAGGACATGCCGTTCCTGCCGGACGGACGGCCGGTCGATATTGTTTTGAACCCGCTGGGCGTCCCGTCCCGGATGAACCTGGGCCAGATTATGGAGACGCACCTAGGCTGGGCGGCGCACGAAGGCTGGCCGCTCAAGGGTAAGCAATACGAGGGGATGAAAGCCCCTTATCACGTGGCGTGCCCGGTTTTTGACGGCGCGACCGAGGAAGACATAAGGACATCTTTAAAGAAAGCGGGTCTGCCGGAGGATAGCAAATCGATTCTCTACAACGGCAAGACGGGCGAGGCTTTCGACCAACCGATCAGCGTCGGTTATATCTACATGCTGAAGCTGCTGCACCTGGTCGACGACAAGATTCACGCTCGTTCGACAGGTCCGTATTCGCTTATAACCCAGCAGCCGCTGGGCGGCAAGGCGCAATTCGGCGGACAGAGGTTCGGCGAGATGGAGGTCTGGGCGCTGGAGGCTTATGGTGCCGCGTACACGCTCCAGGAAATCCTGACGGTCAAGTCTGACGACGTGGCCGGTCGTGTCCGTACCTACGAAGCCATCGTCAAGGGCGAGAATATTCCCGAACCCGGTATGCCGGAGTCGTTTAAGGTTCTCGTCAAAGAGATGCAGGGCTTGTGTCTGGATGTCGGCTTATACACCGCCGAAGGTCAGGAGATCACCGTCCTCCGCGAGGAAGACGAGGAACTCGGCCGGGCCATGCGGGCGTTGGGCGTCGACATCCAGCGCGAGGAGCCGTTGGGCGACGAAGAGTTGTTCGGCTTTGCCATCGAAGAGGCCGGCGGCGCTAAGGAAGAAGAAGAAGAAACGGAAGAAACGATAACCGCGGAAGACGCCAAGGCTGTCCTTGGCTCGCCCGGCGGCGATGAAATAGACGAATCTTAG
- the rpsL gene encoding 30S ribosomal protein S12 has protein sequence MPTINQLVRKGRKSKKSKVSTPALAGAPQRRGVCTRVSTTTPKKPNSALRKIARVRLAKTGQEVTAYIPGIGHNLQEHSIVLIRGGRVKDLPGVRYKVVRAALDTGGVENRKKARSKYGAKAEK, from the coding sequence ATGCCGACAATTAATCAGCTGGTAAGAAAGGGTAGAAAGAGTAAGAAGAGCAAAGTGTCGACGCCGGCATTGGCGGGAGCCCCGCAGCGGCGCGGTGTTTGCACACGCGTTTCTACCACAACGCCCAAGAAACCGAACTCGGCTTTGCGTAAGATTGCCAGGGTAAGGTTGGCGAAAACCGGCCAGGAAGTCACGGCGTACATCCCCGGTATCGGCCACAACCTGCAGGAACACAGCATCGTATTGATTAGGGGAGGCCGGGTTAAGGATTTGCCGGGCGTCCGCTATAAGGTTGTGCGAGCCGCGCTGGATACGGGCGGCGTCGAGAACCGCAAGAAAGCCCGCAGCAAGTACGGCGCGAAGGCGGAGAAGTAA
- the rpsG gene encoding 30S ribosomal protein S7, whose amino-acid sequence MPRRGAAPRRELIPDPVYGDKLVSQFVNKIMLQGKKSTSESIVYEALEIAGKQSGKPGLVVLKKAVENTKPHLEVKPRRVGGATYQVPIEVDSKRGTTLSIRWLVGYSRARREKTMADRLAAEILDASNNTGTSVKKKEDTHKMAEANKAFAHYRW is encoded by the coding sequence ATGCCGCGCAGAGGGGCTGCTCCAAGACGGGAACTCATACCGGATCCGGTCTATGGAGACAAACTGGTCAGCCAGTTCGTGAATAAAATTATGCTCCAGGGTAAGAAAAGCACGTCTGAGAGTATCGTGTATGAAGCCCTGGAAATCGCCGGCAAGCAAAGCGGCAAACCCGGCCTCGTCGTCTTGAAGAAAGCTGTCGAGAACACGAAGCCGCATCTGGAAGTCAAGCCCCGCCGGGTCGGCGGCGCTACCTACCAGGTACCGATCGAAGTGGACAGCAAACGCGGCACGACCTTGTCTATCCGCTGGCTGGTGGGATACTCCCGCGCCCGGCGCGAGAAGACAATGGCCGACCGTCTGGCCGCTGAGATACTCGACGCGTCGAATAATACAGGCACGTCGGTTAAGAAAAAGGAAGATACGCACAAGATGGCCGAGGCCAACAAGGCTTTCGCGCACTATCGCTGGTAA
- the fusA gene encoding elongation factor G — MSQKFRLEDMRNIGIMAHIDAGKTTTTERILYYTGVNYRIGEVDEGQATMDWMVQEQERGITITSAATTANWKGVRINIIDTPGHVDFTVEVERSLRVLDGAVAVFDGEAGVEPQSETVWRQADKYGVPRICFINKMDKTGADFLNAVQSLRDRLGANPVPIQLNIGAEDNYKGHIDLIEMKVYEYNDPTGANVDIIDIPADMLPDAEEHRIHMIEAVADYDEDVMLKYLEGEDVTVEEIKRAIRKATLANAVTPVLCGTALKNKGVQPVLDAVIDYLPSPLDVPPVKGIEPKTGNEIERKPSNDEPFAALAFKVVTDPFVGKLTFFRVYSGTLQSGAYTYNANKGIKERVGRLLQMHSNTREERKEVYTGEIAAVVGLKDTTTGDTLCNQAHQIILESMVFPEPVIDVAIEPKTKADQEKLSASLLKLAEEDPTFRVKTDEDTGQTIVAGMGELHLEIIVDRLIREFNVHANVGKPQVAYRETITKEAQAEGKFVRQTGGRGQYGHVYIKVEPLKESEQNFEFEDKITQGAVPKEYIPAVGKGVEEAMESGAIAGYPLVNIKATLYDGSYHDVDSSEMAFKIAGSMGFKNAINKAHPVLLEPVMDVEIVSPEQYVGDVIGDLNSRRGRIEGMELRGDTRSVRALVPLSEMFGYATDLRSKTQGRANYTMQFKQYEEVPKRIAEEIVKKSRGE, encoded by the coding sequence ATGTCGCAGAAGTTCCGCCTGGAAGACATGAGAAACATCGGGATCATGGCCCATATCGACGCGGGCAAAACAACGACGACCGAACGCATACTTTATTATACGGGCGTCAACTACCGCATCGGCGAGGTGGACGAGGGTCAGGCCACGATGGACTGGATGGTCCAGGAACAGGAGCGCGGCATTACCATTACCTCCGCCGCTACAACCGCCAATTGGAAGGGCGTGCGGATTAACATTATAGACACACCCGGCCACGTGGACTTCACTGTAGAGGTCGAACGATCACTTAGGGTTCTTGACGGAGCGGTTGCCGTATTCGACGGCGAAGCCGGCGTCGAACCACAATCTGAAACAGTCTGGCGGCAAGCCGATAAATACGGCGTACCGCGAATCTGCTTCATCAATAAAATGGACAAGACCGGCGCGGATTTCTTGAACGCGGTTCAGTCGCTGCGCGACCGGTTGGGCGCGAATCCGGTTCCGATTCAATTAAACATCGGCGCCGAGGACAACTACAAAGGCCATATCGACCTGATAGAGATGAAAGTATACGAGTATAACGATCCGACGGGCGCTAATGTGGATATCATAGATATCCCGGCCGACATGCTGCCCGACGCCGAGGAGCATCGCATCCATATGATCGAGGCCGTCGCCGATTACGACGAGGACGTGATGCTGAAATACCTGGAAGGCGAGGACGTAACCGTAGAAGAGATCAAGCGGGCTATTCGCAAGGCAACACTGGCCAACGCGGTCACGCCGGTTCTCTGCGGAACCGCGCTTAAAAATAAGGGCGTGCAACCCGTACTCGACGCGGTCATCGACTATCTGCCGAGTCCGCTGGACGTACCGCCCGTTAAGGGCATCGAGCCCAAGACGGGCAACGAAATCGAGCGTAAGCCCAGCAACGACGAGCCTTTCGCCGCGCTGGCCTTCAAGGTCGTAACCGACCCGTTCGTAGGCAAACTCACTTTCTTCCGCGTTTATTCCGGCACGCTACAAAGCGGAGCTTACACCTACAACGCGAACAAGGGCATCAAGGAGCGCGTTGGGCGTCTGCTTCAGATGCACAGCAATACCCGTGAGGAGCGAAAAGAAGTATACACGGGAGAGATTGCGGCGGTCGTAGGCCTAAAAGACACGACAACCGGTGACACGCTTTGCAACCAAGCGCATCAGATTATTCTGGAATCCATGGTCTTTCCCGAACCGGTCATCGACGTGGCCATCGAGCCAAAAACCAAAGCGGACCAGGAAAAACTGTCCGCATCGTTGTTGAAACTGGCTGAGGAAGATCCAACCTTCCGCGTCAAGACCGACGAGGATACGGGTCAGACTATTGTGGCCGGAATGGGCGAGCTTCATCTGGAGATTATCGTTGACCGGTTGATCCGCGAATTCAACGTTCACGCCAATGTCGGCAAACCGCAGGTAGCTTACCGCGAGACTATCACCAAGGAAGCCCAGGCCGAAGGCAAGTTCGTCCGCCAGACAGGCGGCCGCGGCCAGTACGGGCATGTTTATATCAAAGTCGAACCGCTGAAGGAAAGCGAACAGAATTTCGAGTTCGAAGACAAGATTACCCAGGGCGCTGTGCCCAAGGAATACATCCCGGCCGTCGGCAAAGGCGTCGAGGAAGCCATGGAAAGCGGCGCGATTGCCGGTTATCCACTGGTGAATATTAAAGCGACGCTCTACGACGGTTCTTACCATGATGTCGACTCCAGCGAAATGGCGTTTAAAATTGCTGGCAGCATGGGCTTTAAGAATGCTATAAATAAAGCTCATCCCGTTTTGCTGGAGCCGGTCATGGATGTTGAAATTGTCAGCCCCGAGCAATACGTGGGCGACGTCATCGGCGACTTGAACAGCCGCCGCGGCCGGATTGAGGGAATGGAACTACGCGGCGACACTCGCTCCGTCAGAGCTTTGGTGCCGTTGAGCGAGATGTTTGGATACGCGACCGACTTGCGCAGCAAAACGCAGGGGCGGGCGAATTATACGATGCAGTTTAAGCAATATGAAGAAGTTCCGAAGCGGATTGCCGAGGAAATAGTTAAGAAAAGCCGAGGAGAGTAG
- the tuf gene encoding elongation factor Tu, which yields MAKQKFERTKPHLNIGTIGHVDHGKTTLTAAITTCLHKAGMNVAERSFDSIDNAPEERERGITIAIAHVEFETEKRHYAHIDCPGHADYIKNMITGAAQMDGAILVVSAADGPMPQTREHILLARQVGVPYIIVFMNKTDMVDDPELLDLVEMEVRDLLTEYEFPGDDIPVIRGSALKALESKCEDPKTCDDCKPVMELMDSVDSYIPTPARDVDKPFLMSVEDVFTITGRGTVATGRVERGKIKVGEEVEIVGIRPETKKTVATGLEMFRKLLDEAEAGDNVGVLLRGVEKDEIERGQVLAKPGSITPHTEFTGQAYILTKEEGGRHTPFFSGYRPQFYFRTTDVTGVVTLPSGTEMVMPGDNTVMEVVLIAPIAMEEGLRFAIREGGRTVGAGRVTKIKK from the coding sequence ATGGCTAAGCAGAAATTCGAGAGGACCAAGCCGCACCTGAACATCGGCACCATCGGTCACGTCGACCACGGCAAGACGACCTTGACGGCGGCCATCACGACGTGCCTTCACAAGGCGGGCATGAACGTCGCCGAGAGGAGCTTCGACTCCATCGACAACGCTCCCGAGGAGCGCGAGCGCGGCATAACCATCGCCATCGCCCACGTCGAGTTCGAGACGGAGAAGCGCCACTACGCTCACATCGACTGCCCGGGACACGCCGACTACATCAAGAACATGATCACCGGAGCGGCCCAGATGGACGGGGCCATCCTGGTGGTATCGGCCGCCGACGGCCCGATGCCGCAGACCCGCGAGCACATCCTGTTGGCGAGGCAGGTCGGCGTCCCCTACATCATCGTCTTCATGAATAAGACCGACATGGTCGACGACCCGGAACTCCTGGACCTGGTCGAGATGGAAGTCAGGGACTTGCTCACCGAGTACGAGTTCCCGGGCGACGACATCCCGGTCATCCGGGGGAGTGCCCTGAAAGCGCTGGAGAGCAAGTGCGAAGATCCCAAGACCTGTGACGACTGCAAGCCCGTCATGGAATTGATGGACTCGGTCGACTCCTATATCCCCACCCCCGCCCGTGACGTGGACAAGCCGTTCTTGATGAGTGTGGAAGACGTCTTCACCATCACCGGCCGCGGCACCGTCGCGACGGGCCGAGTGGAGAGGGGCAAGATCAAGGTCGGCGAGGAAGTCGAGATCGTCGGCATCCGCCCCGAGACCAAGAAAACGGTCGCCACAGGGCTGGAGATGTTCAGGAAGTTACTCGACGAAGCCGAAGCCGGCGACAACGTTGGCGTGCTTCTAAGAGGTGTGGAGAAAGACGAGATCGAGCGGGGACAGGTCCTGGCCAAGCCGGGGAGCATCACCCCTCACACCGAGTTCACCGGCCAGGCCTACATCCTGACCAAGGAAGAAGGCGGGCGTCACACCCCGTTCTTCTCAGGATATCGGCCCCAGTTCTACTTCAGGACGACCGACGTCACCGGCGTCGTGACCTTGCCTTCCGGGACCGAGATGGTCATGCCGGGAGATAACACGGTGATGGAAGTCGTGCTTATAGCCCCGATCGCCATGGAAGAAGGCCTGCGCTTCGCCATCCGCGAAGGCGGCCGCACCGTCGGCGCCGGGCGCGTCACGAAGATCAAGAAGTAA
- the rpsJ gene encoding 30S ribosomal protein S10, protein MANQQIRIRLKAYDHELIDQSARKIVETAKRTGARISGPVPLPTRRSRYCVIRSPHKDKDSREHFEIRTHKRLIDILDPTPKTIDSLMRLDLPAGVDIEIKL, encoded by the coding sequence TTGGCGAACCAGCAGATCCGAATAAGACTAAAAGCATATGACCACGAGCTGATTGACCAGTCGGCCCGAAAAATCGTGGAAACCGCCAAACGGACGGGCGCCAGGATTTCAGGCCCGGTCCCGCTGCCGACGCGGCGGAGCCGTTACTGCGTTATCAGGTCGCCCCACAAGGACAAGGATTCACGGGAACATTTTGAGATCAGGACGCACAAACGTCTGATCGACATCCTGGATCCGACACCTAAAACGATTGATTCTTTGATGAGGTTGGATCTGCCGGCTGGGGTCGATATCGAGATCAAACTGTAA
- the rplC gene encoding 50S ribosomal protein L3 produces MKGILGKKIGMSQVFSSDGKVVPVTLIEAGPCYVVQVKDEGNDGYKAVQLGFGETKEGNLSKPERGHLAKAGTPLVKYLAEYRVEDLEAVSVGQQIDADVFAEGEIVDVEGVSKGKGFAGVVKRHNFSTRPATHGHHFRRAPGAIGMCATPSRVWKGKKLPGRMGNAKTTISFIEVVKVDKGNNLIALKGCVPGPKGGLVMIREAKRSRA; encoded by the coding sequence GTGAAAGGTATTCTCGGCAAAAAAATAGGCATGAGCCAGGTGTTTTCCAGCGACGGAAAAGTCGTTCCGGTGACGCTGATAGAGGCCGGCCCCTGCTATGTCGTCCAGGTAAAGGACGAGGGCAACGATGGGTATAAGGCTGTTCAGCTTGGCTTTGGCGAGACCAAAGAAGGCAATCTGTCAAAACCGGAACGGGGCCATCTGGCCAAGGCCGGGACCCCGCTGGTGAAATATCTGGCGGAGTACCGCGTCGAGGACCTAGAAGCCGTATCCGTCGGGCAACAGATCGACGCCGATGTCTTCGCCGAAGGCGAGATAGTCGACGTCGAGGGCGTGTCCAAAGGCAAAGGCTTCGCCGGCGTCGTCAAGCGCCATAATTTCTCGACCCGTCCGGCAACGCACGGCCACCACTTTCGCCGCGCGCCGGGCGCCATCGGTATGTGCGCTACCCCTTCGCGCGTCTGGAAGGGCAAGAAACTCCCGGGACGGATGGGCAACGCCAAGACCACGATATCTTTTATCGAGGTCGTTAAGGTGGACAAAGGCAACAACCTGATCGCCCTTAAGGGCTGCGTACCGGGCCCCAAAGGCGGCCTGGTCATGATCCGGGAAGCAAAAAGGAGTCGTGCTTAA
- the rplD gene encoding 50S ribosomal protein L4 yields MGKSITVHDKTGKKVSEVAVSDAAMKYEANPALVHQVVNAYLAGLRQGSANTKTRGEVSGGGVKPWRQKGTGRARAGSIRSPIWRHGGIVHGPKPRDFSQKVPKKMKYAALKGALADKLRDGSFKVVEELTWEKPSTKAAVELLAALKAEGKVLAVVQDEQDAIMKSFRNLPHVKVVSAGQLTTYDVLNADDIVTTKSVFELVAKERLV; encoded by the coding sequence ATGGGTAAGAGCATCACGGTTCACGACAAAACAGGCAAGAAGGTCAGCGAGGTCGCGGTCAGCGACGCCGCTATGAAATACGAAGCCAACCCGGCACTGGTCCACCAGGTTGTCAACGCGTATCTGGCGGGATTGAGACAGGGTTCGGCCAACACGAAGACCCGCGGCGAGGTTTCGGGCGGAGGGGTCAAGCCCTGGCGCCAGAAAGGCACGGGACGCGCGCGCGCGGGCAGCATCCGGTCACCGATCTGGCGGCACGGCGGCATCGTCCACGGGCCGAAACCACGCGATTTTTCACAGAAAGTGCCGAAGAAAATGAAATACGCGGCGCTTAAGGGCGCTTTGGCCGACAAGCTTCGCGACGGGTCGTTTAAAGTCGTCGAGGAGCTGACGTGGGAGAAACCGTCGACTAAGGCGGCCGTTGAGCTTTTGGCGGCGCTGAAAGCCGAAGGCAAGGTGCTAGCCGTCGTCCAGGACGAGCAGGACGCGATTATGAAGTCGTTCCGCAACCTGCCGCACGTCAAGGTCGTATCGGCCGGACAGCTGACGACCTATGACGTTCTTAACGCCGATGATATCGTCACGACGAAAAGCGTTTTCGAGCTGGTGGCCAAGGAGAGACTGGTATGA
- the rplW gene encoding 50S ribosomal protein L23, producing MKNPRAVIKKPIISEKSYKLIEENKYVFAVDPKAGKEEIKDAIEAIFNVKVIGVNTMHRGGKMKRQGATSGYTPSMKKAIVTLAEGHKIEFFESK from the coding sequence ATGAAAAATCCGCGCGCGGTCATCAAGAAGCCGATCATCAGCGAAAAAAGCTATAAGTTGATTGAAGAAAACAAATATGTATTCGCGGTCGATCCTAAAGCGGGCAAGGAAGAAATCAAAGACGCAATCGAGGCCATATTCAATGTTAAGGTCATCGGCGTCAACACAATGCACCGCGGGGGAAAAATGAAACGACAGGGCGCGACGTCAGGTTACACGCCGTCGATGAAGAAAGCCATTGTTACGCTGGCCGAAGGCCACAAGATCGAGTTCTTCGAGTCGAAGTAG
- the rplB gene encoding 50S ribosomal protein L2 — MGIKKYKPTTPSRRYMSSSSFEEITKDKPEKALTSTLKKSGGRNVYGRITTRHKGGGHKRKYRLIDFMRDKDGIPAKVAAIEYDPNRSANIALLNYADGEKRYIVAPVGLKPGDAVMSGESADIKPGNALRIKDIPLGTVIHNVEIKAGQGAKLCRSAGCMAQLVAKEGEYGQVKMASGEVRLVGIEAKATIGQVGNSDHSNLTVGKAGRSRWLGIRPSVRGTAMNPVDHPHGGGEGKNKSAGRHPVTPWGKPTLGYRTRKSKPSDKMIVRGRKR, encoded by the coding sequence ATGGGTATTAAAAAATATAAGCCGACGACACCGAGCAGGCGTTATATGTCCTCCTCTAGCTTTGAGGAGATAACAAAGGACAAGCCGGAAAAAGCGCTGACCTCAACGCTTAAGAAAAGCGGCGGGCGGAACGTCTACGGCCGGATCACGACAAGGCATAAGGGCGGCGGACACAAACGCAAGTACCGTTTGATCGACTTTATGCGGGATAAAGACGGCATTCCAGCGAAGGTCGCGGCTATCGAATACGATCCGAACCGCTCGGCCAATATTGCTTTGCTGAACTATGCCGACGGCGAGAAACGCTATATCGTCGCGCCGGTCGGATTGAAACCGGGCGACGCGGTTATGTCGGGAGAGTCGGCGGACATCAAACCGGGCAACGCTTTAAGGATCAAAGATATCCCGCTCGGCACGGTAATCCATAATGTTGAGATTAAAGCCGGTCAGGGCGCGAAACTCTGCCGCTCGGCCGGATGTATGGCCCAACTGGTCGCCAAGGAAGGCGAATACGGCCAGGTTAAAATGGCGTCGGGCGAAGTCCGCTTAGTCGGCATCGAAGCTAAGGCGACGATCGGCCAGGTCGGCAACTCCGACCATTCCAATTTGACCGTAGGCAAGGCAGGCCGCAGCCGCTGGCTGGGCATCCGCCCGAGCGTCCGCGGTACGGCTATGAATCCGGTCGACCACCCGCACGGCGGCGGCGAAGGCAAGAACAAGAGCGCCGGCCGGCATCCGGTGACGCCTTGGGGCAAGCCGACGCTGGGCTACCGGACAAGGAAGAGCAAACCCTCTGACAAAATGATCGTCAGGGGCAGGAAAAGATAG